Genomic DNA from Alosa alosa isolate M-15738 ecotype Scorff River chromosome 6, AALO_Geno_1.1, whole genome shotgun sequence:
CAAAGATGTCAGCGCCTCCCTCAGCTGGCGTGATGAAGCCGTGGCCTTTGGATCGTGAGAAGCACTTGCAGACTCCACTGAACGAGGGTCCCTCGGCAGCACGGGCGGCCCTGTAatgaggagggtgaggaggaggaggaggaagagagggaagaggagagaggccgGGTGTTAGAAAAGAGCGTGGGATGCTCCAGAAAATGCGCTCACTGGCCCGGCTGGCGTTTCAGATGAGTGGTCAGTGGCTGGGTAAACAATGGTCCTAGGCCAAGCTGCAGCGAGATAATGTGGGCTGAGCACTCATAAACAAAGCTCTCTCTCAGAGGCAGTGTCTATGAGAACAAGTCGGAGTAAACTGTGGAGacatggtgtgtttgtttgtttaggggtgggggtgggtgatgATACCAAGTATCGTTAATGCTCCAGGTGTGAATGTGTAGACATGTTTTAAAGAGTGATTTGTTTAGGCTGTGTCCAAAACAGAACAAATCCTGCCGCCTAACATAGCATTCGGTGGCAGCGAGGCATGTCCAAAAAAATATTTCTATGAAATAAGATACCTTTGTTTTGCCAGATTTTGAAGGCAGCGTAGATCCTTCATTCTGCCTTCAACATACAAAATTCTATTAAATTGTTATTCTGCTTTCTGGTACCCTGGCAACagcgttctgtgttgctatcttgCTAGGCCGTCCAAAATAAAGTTTGCAGCTGGTACCTTGACGCCTGCTAAGGCAAGAGACTCACTAGACAGCTGAAGGCAGCAGGTAGCTGCCTTCCATTTCGGACAGACCCATACTTTCTTTATCATATCATACATGCCATTTTAAAACATGAGGGAGACCTTTGCCAATGAGAGAGTCTCTGTCCATGTAAATATGACCCTGTTCCTGTCTGCTTTCCCTCTGGGcaggctggagagaaaaacagactCCATATGGGTAGAGTAGTAAATAGATTTACTGTTCTATTGATCTTGGCTGTCAGGTTCAAATGAAAACAGGCCTCATGAAGTGAGGGATGACATTTCAAAGCACTGAGAGAgggcggaggaggagagagtgagagaaaggaaaTGTAGCACTATCTAGcatcaatgagagagagagagaggaatgagagaaaCTCACGCGGAGCAGGTACGGGTCCGGCGCGTGGGCAGTGGACTGGGGATCAGGTAGCCCCTCACCGGGGAGGGCGAGCGGTCCCTCTGGCGGCACGGAGGCAGACGCAGGGAGCTGGGAGACACGGGGGAGTGGGGCGACCCAGCATCCAGGGGAGGGGTGGTAGAGCGCGCCCCCCGAGACGTGGCTTCTGTGGACATGACTGCAACAGGACAACTTCCCTCCTGTTAGCTTCTAGCAACCTCAGGACCctgaagagaggcagagaggcagagagagagagagagagagagagagagagagagagagagagagagagagagagagagagtgtgagacaaGAGCATACAGTACACTAAATTACCAGTTATACACCTGGTTACACCCAAACCCATTATACTGACTGTGATCCTTTATTTCTTTTATCAAAACTTGAGTTCAGGTTTGAAAGTGGTGTTTATTGCAACAGATATGAGGAATTTAGAATGGGGTTTATAAGAGTTtagtaaaaatatatttaaacaaACTCTTTCAATGaataggttaaaaaaaaaaaaacctcactgaCCATGTAGCAATTAGTCTTCATCAGGAGTACagcgcacacaacacactcatacacaaatgGTATCGTGATACTCTGAAATTATCGGAATGGTGCTTTAATCAAAGTCATCTAGGCCTATACATCTGTCATCTAGGCCTATTCAATGAAGTCGTGATTTTCActgctacagtacatgcatcaAAGGAATGGAAAGAATGGAGGAAGAGTGCACTGGGAAATTATTCTTAGCAAAATTTAGAAATGTTGTGTTCTCACTAGTGACGACTGATACTGCTCAATCTCCTCAGGGAGTTTGGGGGGGGGAGGTTGGCATAGCCTATACCCTGAATCTGGGGGACATCTCTTGCTGTGACACTATGGAACCATGTCCCTATGATAAATtaaatgtcaacacacacacacacacacaaacaaacacactagtatagagcacacacacacactagtatgGAGCGCAAAATACTTGGCTCACTGGCTGCTCTTTAATTATTAATAATCAACTTTTCAACTAATGATTCTAGCAGAGTAGAGCAGATGGATATTTccatctgtatgtatgtatgtatgtatgtgtgtgtgtgtgtgtgtgtgcctacaaccccccccccctctcctctctccccttctctctctttctctcaactctccctctcttgcctattctcactatggtatactgtaacaatatacagtaccactgattacttattgacattaaccattttgattttcagtaacactaacccactctacatctctctttcttcccccttactgtacctcaattgtgaggtatatcatcaccagtcatcaaccatccgtgtgttggccctcctctcacccatctcacctgaagtcccatcctcgaCTGCCCTATTGCTGTCCCCCTATCTTGATTactggcccgtacagcctagcgacccatcacctgcctatgacaactctgcccggattcctggcccgtctgccgacccaccacatgccccttgacaactcccttcccctggacaattccaatgctggactatttgaactttgtcactaaatcaggattaatgaattatcataccggatacgtaatcatcccacctcttgtaactttcagctcaagtgcttttaacaccatgtcttattctctacacctgactatcatatgcatttgtcatgtatacagaccttactgtcctgtactgaccctaggcagatgggtcaggcccttgtgtcgtggatctgctcgaggtttcttcctatatgtatctccaattctagggacccttgggcctctctctttcttttcttttattccTTTCTTAccttttttctctgattgcctacattctgtaaagcgccatgatacatgtgcaatgttttggcgcactataagcacaataaattgaattgaattaaaattgtgtgtgtgtttggtctttCCAAGAGGGCTCCATGCGCACTCATAAACCACAGCCTGCATCCTGCATCAGGCAGAGTCCCAGTGGAGGGTGTCAATGGAGAAGAAGTCCTCCATTTCCTCCTGTAATGCAATCTCTCCATGTTGATCCTGCTGGCGATAATCTGCCATTGTTAACACTCACTGACAGATCACATTTCCTGGAAGAACTacccctccctctcgctctctgtctgtctctcaaattcaaatatgctttgtTGGGACGACAAATCATGTGCTGTATTGGCAAAGCATTCACAGGAATACTAAtaaaaacatttacacacacacacacacacatacacacacacaccattcataaGACAGAGTGCAAATCAACTGAAAAGTTGACTGTTTTTGACTGAAGGAGCTGTTCAATTCACAATATGCATCAGTCCTGTTTAAAGTATTACAGCCTGCCaaagatttgatttgatttttctgttgttttcatTTCCTGTTTTTCACATCAAACAGCTCCACATCCAAAACAtccagagccattccaactccatccccccacctccctccggacaccacacacaagcaccagaGAATAGCCCCCCTTCTTCCACCCTCAATGCTGTTGTTACATCACTCGCTCCACTTATAGCCCCTTTGCTGCCTGTCCGAGGCGGAAGAAAAGAGttcccatcccaccccaccccaagcTGCACTCCGCTCAGACCATCAGGCCTTTCAGGAGTCAGGTCACAAGTATGCTGGCAGTCTCATTATCTTTCCAGTTTGAGCGAATGCATGGATGGGTGGGCATCACTGGCAGAGAATCATACGTCTGAGCACCACATGCAATGGTGGGCAGGGAATCAAACCAATAAGAGGTAACTTCTACAGAATTATGATGAATGAATGCCATGTGGAGACATTTTCACAAGCATGGCAAGAAAATGCCAAACTGTAGATATCCACAGGCTACTACAAGTCAAATAAACGGTCATGGAGACTAGCCAGGACAGCAATCTTCAGCAACAGGTTGGTTGACCTATGACAACAAAGGTACGGTTGGCGGTGGGAAGTTAAGTCagcgagtgagtgaatgagtggatTATTACAACAAGGAAAGTTTAAAAGGAAAATAAAGCTACCAGTTGGAAGGTAG
This window encodes:
- the carhsp1 gene encoding calcium-regulated heat-stable protein 1, yielding MSTEATSRGARSTTPPLDAGSPHSPVSPSSLRLPPCRQRDRSPSPVRGYLIPSPLPTRRTRTCSAAARAAEGPSFSGVCKCFSRSKGHGFITPAEGGADIFVHISDIDGEYVPVEGDEVNYKICSIPPKHEKIQAVDVTITHLAPGTKHETWSGAVVDT